One Alkaliphilus sp. B6464 genomic window carries:
- a CDS encoding TetR/AcrR family transcriptional regulator C-terminal domain-containing protein, whose translation MKYVDSTETTIATKRTLKNLRQALKDLLKTKAFENISIQELCDKAMISRGTFYNYFYDKYDLLNYDWKQLQLELDPEFTNPDLKSDDYEKYMNLFLGNLITYLSEELEIYRKINNTNANSIFFINMHEYIAEQILLKLKGSMEDGSKYKLPTELLATVYANTIITVGRWWLQHGEIYTKEEVHRFFSILIDQNVIFEE comes from the coding sequence ATGAAATATGTTGATAGTACTGAAACGACAATCGCTACTAAGCGAACATTGAAAAATTTAAGACAAGCATTGAAGGATTTATTAAAGACAAAGGCCTTTGAGAATATATCTATTCAAGAACTATGCGATAAAGCCATGATTTCTCGTGGAACTTTCTATAATTATTTTTATGATAAATATGATTTACTTAATTACGATTGGAAACAATTACAATTAGAATTAGATCCAGAGTTTACAAATCCTGATTTAAAATCCGATGATTATGAGAAGTATATGAATTTGTTCTTAGGAAATCTAATAACCTATCTTTCAGAAGAACTAGAAATTTATAGAAAAATAAATAATACTAATGCAAATAGTATATTCTTTATAAATATGCATGAATACATTGCAGAACAGATTTTATTAAAACTAAAGGGATCAATGGAAGATGGAAGTAAGTATAAACTACCTACAGAGCTTCTTGCCACCGTTTATGCCAATACAATCATTACTGTGGGAAGATGGTGGCTACAGCATGGAGAAATATATACGAAAGAGGAAGTTCACAGGTTTTTTAGTATTTTAATCGACCAAAACGTGATTTTTGAAGAATGA